A region of Streptomyces cinnamoneus DNA encodes the following proteins:
- a CDS encoding HAD family hydrolase — MIKPIELVIFDCDGVLVDSEPIAVRIEAEVLAELGWRLTESEIVDRFVGRTTESMRKEIEAHLGRGLPAGWEDEMEARYRAALLAELAPVDGVVAALDALAHLPACIASSGSHDKMRLTLGHTGLFSRFEGRIFSASEVGRGKPAPDLFLHAAERMGVAPDRCVVVEDSQYGVQAARAAGMRAFGYAGGLTPARWLEGPDTIVFDDMLRLPALLAAG, encoded by the coding sequence ATGATCAAACCGATTGAGCTCGTGATCTTCGACTGCGACGGCGTCCTGGTCGACAGTGAGCCCATAGCCGTGCGCATCGAGGCCGAGGTTCTGGCCGAGCTCGGATGGAGGCTCACCGAATCCGAGATCGTCGACCGGTTCGTCGGCCGGACGACGGAATCGATGAGGAAGGAGATAGAGGCCCATCTCGGGCGCGGCCTTCCCGCCGGCTGGGAGGACGAGATGGAGGCCCGCTACCGCGCGGCCCTCCTGGCCGAACTGGCGCCCGTGGACGGCGTCGTCGCGGCGCTGGACGCCCTTGCCCACCTGCCCGCTTGCATCGCCTCCAGCGGCAGCCACGACAAGATGCGCCTCACCCTCGGGCACACCGGTCTCTTCTCGCGCTTCGAGGGCCGCATCTTCAGCGCCAGCGAGGTCGGCCGGGGCAAGCCGGCCCCGGACCTGTTCCTTCACGCCGCGGAGCGGATGGGTGTCGCCCCCGACCGTTGCGTGGTGGTGGAGGACAGCCAGTACGGCGTGCAGGCGGCCCGCGCGGCGGGCATGCGCGCCTTCGGCTACGCCGGCGGTCTGACCCCCGCACGGTGGCTTGAAGGGCCTGACACGATCGTCTTCGACGACATGCTCAGACTTCCGGCACTTCTCGCAGCGGGCTGA
- a CDS encoding serine/threonine-protein kinase — MTAGEANGAELVGKVLGGRYRVTATIGRGGMGVVARAVDELLGREVAVKILRAYTDASAPDLADLRARMQREAQAAARIRHSGVVTVHDVTEDQGLPVIVMELVDGPSLDDVLTERGTLEPHEAAAIGAKLMDALDAAHRVGVLHRDVKPGNVLLEHGGRVVLTDFGIASMEAAGDDAVTKLTQSGQIIGSIDYLPPERAQGREPGPASDIWSLGMTLYAAVEGASPFRRTSVWSTMTAIVNEPLPEPRRAGPLTPVLRALMAKEPENRPAAAQARQMLEAVAAGGTTPPAPPAPAQPRTPTVAVTPPPPGAGAVPFHQPAHQPQSQPPHAGWPPPGQPHAVTRPGAADAGHAPGGSRSGAAGGRRRGRAVIATTAAAVVLAGGGVTYALVGKDGGTGGGRAQAAAPGVDSPAGSGRPGDAAGTTPSAGAHGKQSGTPSQRPSRTADDGKHHGAGTTAPSASASPAATPSSVSKSCGGWSHQDPKPGTYGYMSGSFHLQTGPYETCPAVSLAKTGTKLWYHCYVVNAHGNKWTYVRVEGTSTSGWMSNDNLTRQNGPSVHC, encoded by the coding sequence GTGACAGCGGGGGAGGCGAACGGCGCGGAGCTGGTCGGAAAGGTGCTCGGCGGGCGATACCGGGTGACCGCCACGATCGGTCGCGGCGGCATGGGAGTGGTCGCCCGGGCGGTGGACGAACTGCTGGGCCGTGAGGTCGCCGTCAAGATCCTGCGGGCCTACACCGACGCCTCCGCGCCCGACCTGGCCGACCTGCGGGCCCGGATGCAGCGTGAGGCGCAGGCCGCCGCGCGCATCCGGCACAGCGGCGTGGTCACCGTGCACGACGTGACCGAGGACCAGGGCCTTCCGGTCATCGTCATGGAGCTGGTCGACGGACCCTCGCTCGACGACGTGCTGACGGAGCGCGGCACGCTGGAGCCGCACGAGGCCGCGGCCATCGGCGCCAAGTTGATGGACGCGCTCGACGCGGCGCACCGGGTCGGCGTACTGCACCGGGACGTCAAGCCGGGAAACGTGCTGCTGGAGCACGGCGGCCGGGTCGTGCTGACCGATTTCGGCATCGCCAGCATGGAAGCCGCCGGCGACGACGCCGTGACGAAGCTGACCCAGAGCGGCCAGATCATCGGCTCCATCGACTACCTGCCGCCGGAGCGGGCGCAGGGCAGGGAGCCCGGCCCCGCGTCCGACATCTGGTCGCTCGGCATGACGCTGTACGCGGCCGTGGAGGGTGCTTCACCGTTCCGCCGCACGTCCGTGTGGTCCACGATGACGGCCATCGTCAACGAACCCCTGCCGGAGCCCCGCAGGGCCGGGCCGCTCACGCCGGTGCTGCGGGCCCTGATGGCGAAGGAGCCGGAGAACCGGCCCGCCGCGGCGCAGGCGCGGCAGATGCTGGAGGCGGTCGCCGCGGGCGGGACGACGCCTCCTGCACCCCCGGCCCCGGCTCAGCCCCGCACCCCCACCGTCGCCGTCACGCCGCCCCCGCCCGGAGCTGGCGCCGTACCGTTTCACCAGCCTGCCCACCAGCCACAGTCACAGCCTCCCCACGCCGGCTGGCCGCCGCCCGGCCAGCCGCACGCCGTCACCCGGCCCGGCGCGGCGGACGCGGGCCACGCTCCCGGCGGCAGCCGTTCCGGAGCCGCCGGCGGACGGCGGCGCGGCCGTGCCGTCATCGCGACGACGGCTGCCGCCGTGGTGCTCGCCGGGGGCGGCGTCACCTACGCCCTGGTGGGGAAGGACGGCGGTACGGGCGGCGGCCGGGCACAGGCGGCGGCACCCGGGGTCGACTCCCCCGCGGGCAGCGGCCGGCCGGGGGACGCCGCGGGCACCACGCCCTCCGCCGGCGCCCACGGGAAGCAGTCCGGCACCCCGTCGCAGCGGCCGAGCCGGACAGCGGACGACGGCAAGCACCACGGCGCCGGCACCACGGCCCCGTCCGCGTCGGCCTCTCCGGCCGCCACGCCCAGCTCCGTGTCGAAGAGCTGCGGCGGCTGGAGCCACCAGGACCCGAAACCGGGCACCTACGGCTACATGTCCGGCAGCTTCCACCTGCAGACCGGACCGTACGAGACGTGCCCCGCGGTGTCCCTGGCCAAGACCGGCACGAAGCTCTGGTACCACTGCTACGTCGTCAACGCGCACGGCAACAAGTGGACCTATGTGCGCGTGGAGGGAACAAGCACGTCGGGCTGGATGTCCAACGACAACCTCACGCGCCAGAACGGACCCTCGGTCCACTGCTAG
- a CDS encoding RNA polymerase sigma-70 factor translates to MSEGQDFAECRPLLFTIAYEILGSAADAEDVVQDSYLRWHGVSREDVEHPRAYLVRTVTRQALNHLRTTRRRREDYVGPWLPEPVRTGPDVGEDAVLAESVSMAMLLVLETLSPDERAVFVLREVFGYSHREVADMVGKTEATARQIAHRAREHVRARRRRFHHDPRTAEEVVGRFLHAAGTGDVAALMSMMAPGVVHISDGGGRVSAARRPVRGREKVARFVAGVSRTSGPVTLLEFANYNALPAVQFRSGDRVDYVLLFEIADGLIHGMYAVRNPDKLSTAVVPRPLARRKDDPWRL, encoded by the coding sequence TTGAGCGAGGGACAGGACTTCGCCGAATGCCGGCCGTTGCTGTTCACGATCGCCTACGAGATCCTCGGCAGCGCGGCCGACGCCGAGGACGTCGTGCAGGACAGCTACCTCCGGTGGCACGGCGTCAGCCGGGAGGACGTCGAGCATCCGCGCGCCTATCTGGTGCGCACCGTCACCCGGCAGGCGCTGAACCACCTGCGCACGACGCGGCGGCGACGGGAGGACTACGTCGGTCCCTGGCTTCCGGAGCCGGTCCGCACCGGGCCGGACGTGGGCGAGGACGCCGTCCTCGCGGAGTCGGTGTCCATGGCGATGCTGCTGGTCCTGGAGACGCTGAGCCCGGACGAACGCGCGGTGTTCGTCCTGCGCGAGGTGTTCGGCTACTCGCATCGCGAAGTCGCCGACATGGTCGGCAAGACCGAAGCCACGGCACGTCAGATCGCGCACCGGGCACGCGAGCACGTGCGGGCACGGCGCAGGCGCTTCCACCACGACCCGCGCACGGCGGAGGAGGTCGTCGGCCGGTTCCTGCACGCGGCCGGCACCGGCGACGTCGCGGCCCTCATGAGCATGATGGCGCCGGGCGTGGTCCACATCTCCGACGGCGGGGGCCGGGTCTCCGCCGCCCGCCGCCCGGTCAGGGGACGCGAGAAGGTGGCGCGGTTCGTCGCCGGGGTCTCCAGGACCAGCGGGCCCGTCACCCTGCTCGAGTTCGCGAACTACAACGCTTTGCCCGCAGTGCAGTTCCGCTCGGGCGACCGGGTCGACTACGTGCTGCTCTTCGAGATCGCCGACGGTCTGATCCACGGAATGTACGCCGTGCGCAACCCCGACAAACTGAGCACGGCCGTCGTGCCGCGCCCGCTGGCGAGGAGGAAGGACGACCCATGGAGACTCTGA
- a CDS encoding SRPBCC family protein: METLTVRRVIAAPIDDVFDWCATTTNYTRTPFVLKARLARPGAGAPYGVGAVRLHTWLIGWFRERVTAYNRPHAFDYDVERSFPPARHELGRMTFTAVDEGTLVVWTTTFQVRLPFGAAITRRFAKPVIAHVFGKILEAAGTALTEAPASRAGRP, translated from the coding sequence ATGGAGACTCTGACCGTACGACGTGTCATCGCGGCGCCGATCGACGACGTGTTCGACTGGTGCGCCACCACCACCAACTACACCCGTACCCCGTTCGTCCTCAAGGCACGACTGGCCCGGCCGGGCGCGGGGGCGCCCTACGGGGTGGGCGCCGTCCGGCTGCACACGTGGCTGATCGGCTGGTTCCGCGAACGGGTCACCGCCTACAACCGGCCGCACGCCTTCGACTACGACGTCGAGCGCAGCTTCCCGCCGGCCCGGCACGAGCTCGGCCGCATGACCTTCACCGCGGTCGACGAGGGCACCCTCGTCGTCTGGACGACCACCTTCCAGGTCCGCCTCCCCTTCGGGGCGGCCATCACCCGCAGGTTCGCCAAACCCGTCATCGCCCACGTCTTCGGCAAGATCCTCGAAGCCGCCGGCACGGCGCTCACCGAGGCCCCCGCGAGCCGCGCCGGACGCCCCTGA
- a CDS encoding MFS transporter — MALVDARLFEEGGGGVLGVRGGRSLGRRFAWLRAAYTVSAYGTGLGFGAFSLIAIFVLHAGPTEVSVLAAAGLAVGAVVAVPLGPWVEFRRKRPVMVAMDLARFAALMSVPVAFALGRLTFTQLLVVSVVVAAAKIAFTAASGAYLKALVRPEDLIVANGRFEATTWTATMLGPPLGGAAIGLFGPVTTVVADAVSYLLSAAGICAIGGREPRPARAGAPARLRPGDLLDGWRHILAHPTLRPLFFNTILVNGLIMATAPLAAVLMVGRLGFAPWQYSLAFAAPCVGGLIGSRLAPRLAARFGRPKVLLAAGTLRACWPVGLAFICPGTAGLVLVMAVQLGLVTCVGVFNPVFATQRLAQTGQDRVARTLSAWSIAGNATTAVMTALWGLLAGVTGARAAIALAGLLMLATPLLLPRHDRSTRHGRTPITAPALRGVRRGSRGPR; from the coding sequence ATGGCGCTGGTCGATGCGCGGTTGTTCGAGGAAGGCGGCGGGGGCGTGCTGGGCGTGAGGGGTGGGCGGTCGCTGGGGCGCCGGTTCGCGTGGCTGAGGGCGGCGTACACCGTCAGCGCGTACGGCACGGGGCTCGGATTCGGTGCGTTCTCCCTGATCGCGATCTTTGTGCTGCACGCCGGGCCGACCGAGGTGTCGGTGCTGGCGGCCGCCGGGCTGGCGGTGGGGGCGGTCGTGGCGGTGCCGCTCGGTCCGTGGGTGGAGTTCCGCCGCAAGCGGCCGGTGATGGTGGCCATGGACCTCGCCCGGTTCGCGGCCTTGATGAGCGTTCCCGTCGCCTTCGCGCTCGGCCGGCTCACCTTCACCCAGCTCCTCGTCGTGTCGGTCGTCGTCGCCGCGGCCAAGATCGCCTTCACGGCGGCCAGCGGCGCGTATCTGAAGGCCCTCGTGCGGCCTGAGGACCTGATCGTCGCGAACGGGCGGTTCGAGGCCACGACCTGGACGGCCACCATGCTCGGGCCACCGCTGGGCGGTGCCGCGATCGGGTTGTTCGGCCCCGTGACGACCGTGGTGGCCGACGCGGTGAGCTACCTGCTCTCGGCAGCGGGGATCTGCGCCATCGGCGGCAGGGAACCGCGCCCGGCGCGAGCCGGCGCACCCGCGCGGCTGCGCCCCGGCGACCTGCTCGACGGGTGGCGGCACATCCTGGCCCACCCGACGCTGCGCCCGCTGTTCTTCAACACGATCCTGGTCAACGGCCTGATCATGGCGACCGCGCCGTTGGCAGCCGTCCTCATGGTCGGCCGGCTCGGGTTCGCGCCCTGGCAGTACAGCCTCGCCTTCGCCGCTCCCTGCGTCGGCGGACTGATCGGCTCACGGCTGGCACCCCGGCTCGCCGCGCGGTTCGGGCGGCCCAAGGTCCTGCTCGCCGCCGGGACGCTCCGAGCGTGCTGGCCCGTCGGGCTGGCCTTCATCTGCCCCGGGACCGCCGGGCTCGTGCTCGTCATGGCCGTTCAGCTCGGCCTGGTGACCTGCGTGGGCGTGTTCAACCCGGTGTTCGCCACCCAGCGGCTCGCGCAGACCGGCCAGGACCGGGTGGCCCGCACCCTGTCCGCCTGGTCGATCGCCGGCAACGCCACCACCGCGGTCATGACCGCGCTGTGGGGTCTGCTGGCCGGCGTCACCGGCGCCCGTGCCGCCATCGCCCTCGCCGGGCTCCTCATGCTGGCCACCCCGCTCCTGCTGCCCCGGCACGACCGCTCAACGCGCCACGGGCGGACACCAATTACAGCCCCAGCCCTCAGGGGCGTCCGGCGCGGCTCGCGGGGGCCTCGGTGA
- a CDS encoding LysR family transcriptional regulator gives MDLNAVRTFVAAADAGQFQQAATDLSITQQAVSKRVAGLEKDLGVRLFTRTASGVRLTIDGQALLPHARDLLRVAERAAASVRPGRRALRVDVIGRRLATAALLRDFHRARPELELDVVTLFDADAAVAAVRSGTIDASFRAVTMPGRSLPDGIETARVLDEPLQLLTGPGHAFAAARAVTPAELAGHRIWMPGVVPGTEWAAYYDDLAAAFGLTIDAIGPDFGVEPLLDAIADSPELATFLGAHSRIVWPVDYDLRRVTVHRPTPVYPHSLIWHRDNPHPALAALRDHLAAGQPDHAGAETWTPAWAQR, from the coding sequence GTGGATCTCAACGCCGTACGCACCTTCGTCGCCGCCGCGGACGCGGGGCAGTTCCAGCAGGCCGCCACCGATCTGTCGATCACCCAGCAGGCTGTCTCCAAGCGCGTCGCCGGGCTGGAGAAGGACCTCGGCGTGCGGCTGTTCACCCGCACCGCGAGCGGGGTCCGGCTCACCATCGACGGGCAGGCGCTCCTGCCCCACGCCCGGGACCTCCTCCGGGTCGCGGAGCGGGCGGCCGCCTCGGTGCGGCCCGGCCGCCGGGCGCTGCGGGTCGACGTGATCGGCCGGCGGCTCGCGACGGCGGCCCTGCTGCGCGACTTCCACCGCGCACGTCCCGAGCTCGAACTCGACGTCGTGACGCTCTTCGACGCCGACGCGGCCGTCGCCGCGGTCCGGTCCGGCACGATCGACGCGTCCTTCCGCGCCGTCACCATGCCCGGCCGGAGCCTGCCCGACGGCATCGAGACCGCCCGGGTCCTCGACGAGCCCCTCCAGCTCCTCACGGGACCGGGCCACGCCTTCGCCGCCGCCCGCGCGGTCACGCCCGCCGAGCTCGCCGGACACCGGATCTGGATGCCCGGCGTCGTCCCGGGCACCGAGTGGGCGGCCTACTACGACGACCTCGCCGCCGCGTTCGGGCTCACCATCGACGCGATCGGCCCCGACTTCGGGGTCGAACCCCTCCTCGACGCCATCGCGGACTCCCCGGAGCTCGCGACCTTCCTCGGCGCGCACAGCCGCATCGTCTGGCCCGTCGACTACGACCTGCGGCGCGTCACCGTGCACCGCCCGACTCCGGTCTACCCGCACTCACTGATCTGGCACCGCGACAACCCGCATCCCGCGCTCGCCGCCCTCCGCGACCACCTCGCCGCCGGGCAGCCGGACCACGCGGGCGCCGAGACCTGGACGCCGGCATGGGCCCAGCGATGA
- a CDS encoding alpha/beta fold hydrolase encodes MKDVALPAGVIEYDETGSGPPVVLLHGLMMDHRLWDRVLPLLPKGFRYVCPVLPLGSHRRPMRPDADLTLPGQVRLVADFLDALDLDDVTLVHTDWGGGLFLTAHGLDRRVARQVILPCEAFDNFPPGLPGKTVTLASRLPGGLRLGARQLRVRRLRQSPMMLGQMARRPIPDELIHRWTEPLLRHPGIRRDLSAYCRGRFDKKELVRDTEALRRFTGEALVLWSPDNRVMPPEHGHRLAELLPAGRYAEVPGAYVLSMLDEPETVAREIGRFLTGSADRQR; translated from the coding sequence ATGAAGGACGTCGCGTTACCGGCCGGTGTCATCGAGTACGACGAAACGGGGTCGGGGCCTCCGGTCGTCCTGCTCCACGGGCTGATGATGGACCACAGGCTGTGGGACCGCGTACTGCCGCTCCTCCCGAAGGGGTTCAGATACGTGTGCCCCGTGCTGCCGCTCGGATCCCACCGCCGGCCGATGAGGCCGGACGCGGACCTCACGCTCCCCGGGCAGGTCCGCCTGGTCGCCGACTTCCTCGACGCCCTCGACCTGGACGACGTCACCCTGGTGCACACCGACTGGGGCGGCGGGCTGTTCCTCACCGCCCACGGCCTGGACCGGCGCGTCGCCCGCCAGGTGATCCTCCCGTGCGAGGCCTTCGACAACTTCCCGCCGGGCCTGCCCGGCAAGACGGTGACCCTCGCGTCCCGCCTGCCCGGCGGCCTCCGGCTCGGCGCCCGCCAACTCCGCGTGCGGCGGCTCCGCCAGTCGCCCATGATGCTCGGGCAGATGGCCCGGCGGCCGATTCCGGACGAACTGATCCACCGCTGGACCGAGCCGCTCCTGCGCCATCCCGGCATCCGCCGCGACCTCAGCGCGTACTGCCGAGGGAGGTTCGACAAGAAGGAACTCGTCCGCGACACCGAGGCGCTGCGCCGGTTCACCGGGGAGGCGCTCGTCCTGTGGTCGCCCGACAACCGTGTGATGCCACCCGAGCACGGCCACCGCCTGGCCGAGCTGCTGCCGGCGGGCCGGTACGCCGAAGTGCCCGGCGCGTACGTGCTGTCCATGCTGGACGAGCCCGAGACGGTGGCGCGTGAGATCGGCCGCTTCCTCACCGGATCCGCCGACCGGCAGCGGTAG
- a CDS encoding SDR family oxidoreductase, which yields MPKGDAAPGLTCLVTGATGYIGGRLVPELLAAGYRVRALARSPAKLRDHPWAGDVEVVRGDVTDAASVGAALRGIDVAYYLVHALGTGETFEETDRRSARIFAEQASAAGVRRVVYLGGLTPAGVPEETLSPHLRSRAEVGRILLESRVPATVLRAAVIIGSGSASFEMLRYLTERLPAMVTPRWVHTRTQPIAVRDVLRYLVGSARMPQDLNRAFDVGGPDVLTYGDMMRRYAVAAGLPRRLIVPVPVLTPRLSSQWIGLVTPVPPSIARPLLESLRHEVVCHEHDVAHHVPDPPGTPLPFDTAVSLALERVQEAQVATRWSSASVPGAPSDPLPTDPDWAGGSLYTDHREVCVPASREALWRVVEGIGGENGWYSFPLAWAVRGWLDRLTGGVGLRRGRRDPARLRVGDSLDFWRVEEIEPGHLLRLRAEMRLPGLAWLEMYAESDADGRTRYRQRALFHPRGLAGHAYWWGVSPFHALVFGGMARNVARAAARDAE from the coding sequence ATGCCCAAGGGCGACGCCGCACCCGGCCTGACCTGCCTGGTGACCGGCGCCACGGGTTACATCGGCGGCCGCCTGGTCCCGGAACTGCTGGCCGCCGGGTACCGGGTGCGCGCCCTGGCCCGTTCCCCCGCCAAGCTGCGGGACCATCCCTGGGCGGGCGACGTCGAGGTGGTCCGCGGAGACGTCACCGATGCCGCCTCGGTGGGTGCCGCCCTGCGCGGGATCGACGTCGCCTACTACCTCGTGCACGCCCTCGGCACCGGGGAGACCTTCGAGGAGACCGACCGGAGATCCGCGCGGATCTTCGCCGAGCAGGCGAGCGCCGCCGGCGTGCGGCGCGTCGTCTACCTGGGCGGGCTCACACCCGCCGGGGTGCCCGAGGAGACGCTGTCCCCCCACCTGCGCTCCCGGGCCGAGGTCGGGCGGATCCTTCTGGAGTCCCGGGTGCCCGCCACGGTGTTGCGCGCCGCCGTCATCATCGGTTCCGGTTCGGCCTCGTTCGAGATGCTCCGGTACCTGACCGAGCGTCTGCCCGCGATGGTCACGCCGCGCTGGGTGCACACGCGCACCCAGCCGATCGCCGTACGGGACGTGCTGCGCTACCTCGTCGGCAGCGCGCGCATGCCGCAGGACCTGAACCGGGCCTTCGACGTCGGCGGCCCGGACGTCCTCACCTACGGCGACATGATGCGCCGGTACGCGGTGGCCGCCGGGCTTCCCCGGCGCCTGATCGTGCCCGTGCCGGTGCTGACCCCCCGGCTGTCCAGTCAGTGGATCGGGCTGGTGACGCCGGTGCCGCCGTCGATCGCCCGTCCCCTGCTGGAGTCGTTGCGGCACGAGGTGGTGTGCCACGAGCACGACGTCGCGCACCATGTGCCCGACCCGCCGGGGACGCCGCTTCCGTTCGACACCGCGGTCTCCCTGGCGCTGGAACGCGTCCAGGAGGCCCAGGTCGCCACGCGTTGGTCCTCGGCGTCCGTGCCCGGGGCGCCCAGCGACCCGCTGCCCACGGATCCCGACTGGGCGGGCGGCAGTCTCTACACCGACCACCGGGAGGTGTGCGTGCCCGCCTCACGGGAGGCCCTGTGGCGGGTCGTGGAGGGCATCGGCGGCGAGAACGGCTGGTACTCCTTCCCTCTGGCCTGGGCCGTGCGCGGCTGGCTCGACCGGCTGACGGGCGGCGTCGGGCTGCGCCGGGGCCGCCGTGATCCCGCGCGGCTCCGGGTCGGTGACTCGCTCGACTTCTGGCGCGTGGAGGAGATCGAACCCGGCCACCTCCTCCGGCTCCGCGCGGAGATGCGGCTCCCCGGGCTGGCCTGGTTGGAGATGTACGCCGAGTCCGACGCCGACGGCCGCACCCGTTACCGGCAACGGGCCCTGTTCCACCCGCGGGGGCTCGCCGGGCACGCCTACTGGTGGGGTGTCTCGCCCTTCCACGCCCTGGTCTTCGGCGGGATGGCGCGCAACGTCGCGCGCGCCGCCGCACGCGACGCGGAGTAG
- a CDS encoding Clp protease N-terminal domain-containing protein — protein MLERFTKSAREVVEGAAGRAERAGAVTEEHLLLALLDLEGTRAAFALAALGVHRRREALEGALDEIRRRGGISRAEAEALAGLGIDVAEIVARVEDAHGRGALATGRTPRRRWSAGRQPFTREAKAVLERSLRAALARGDRHIGDEHILLALAAGPGVVADVLTEYGASQADVERVLGNGGEGRARTG, from the coding sequence ATGTTGGAGAGGTTCACCAAGAGCGCACGCGAGGTCGTGGAGGGCGCGGCCGGGCGTGCCGAGCGGGCCGGAGCCGTCACCGAGGAACACCTGCTGCTGGCGCTGCTCGACCTGGAGGGGACCAGGGCCGCCTTCGCCCTCGCCGCGCTCGGCGTGCACCGGCGTCGCGAGGCGTTGGAGGGGGCGCTCGACGAGATCCGCCGGCGCGGCGGGATCTCGCGGGCGGAAGCCGAGGCGCTGGCCGGTCTCGGCATCGACGTGGCCGAGATCGTCGCCCGCGTCGAGGACGCCCACGGGCGGGGCGCCCTGGCCACCGGACGAACGCCCCGGCGCCGGTGGTCCGCCGGACGCCAGCCCTTCACCCGCGAGGCGAAGGCCGTACTGGAGCGCTCCTTGCGTGCCGCCCTGGCCCGGGGCGACCGTCACATCGGCGACGAACACATCCTGTTGGCGCTCGCCGCCGGCCCCGGCGTGGTGGCGGACGTCCTCACCGAGTACGGAGCCTCGCAGGCCGACGTCGAGCGCGTCCTCGGGAACGGCGGCGAGGGACGGGCCAGGACGGGCTGA
- a CDS encoding HTH domain-containing protein — protein MTEATDLAQRAGDRDPRVGLRAVAALRRLLEQLEAVQVRSARIQGWSWQEIANELGVSRQAVHKKYGRR, from the coding sequence ATGACCGAGGCAACCGATCTGGCCCAGCGAGCCGGCGACCGCGACCCGCGGGTCGGGCTGCGGGCCGTCGCCGCGCTGCGGCGACTGCTGGAGCAGCTTGAGGCCGTACAAGTCAGAAGCGCCCGGATCCAGGGCTGGTCGTGGCAGGAGATCGCCAACGAACTGGGCGTCAGCAGGCAGGCCGTGCACAAGAAGTACGGGAGGCGTTGA
- a CDS encoding alkaline phosphatase D family protein, whose product MAEGPGSCWFLPEAVYLRRRFLTLTAAATALAFTAGSPRVRAGELRGRELAENPFTLGVASGDPLPDSVVLWTRLAPRPLEPDSGLPPAGTVPVTWEIAEDEAFSRVTRRGTANAEAADGYSVHVDATGLEPARTYWYRFRAGSWLSPAGRTRTAPAADATPSRLRLGVASCQQYDDGYYTALAHLAREDLDVVFFLGDYIYENAIDSRGGSRQLPEGRRLPDVFHHETVTLADYRLRYALEKTDPDLQAAHAAHPWCVTWDDHEVANNYAGGVSQHNDPVDQFLLRRAAAYRAYWENMPLRPAQRPTGPGMRLHRRFQHGRLAQFDVLDTRQYRSDQAYGDGWKQPGPESEDPARTLLGPEQEAWLASGFRASTATWNVVPQQVAFCRRRLTPERSPLSMDAWDGYPAARRRLLDAARTAGVTNLMVLSGDSHIHLAMDIKDDFDNPSSATRGVEVLGTSVSSGADGMEKPEDWESLLRANPHMAYYAKRRGYVVVTLTPSQAQADYRILPYVTRPGAPASTAVSLVCPAGRPGFVRA is encoded by the coding sequence ATGGCGGAGGGACCGGGTTCTTGCTGGTTTCTCCCGGAAGCCGTGTACCTCCGGCGCAGATTCCTCACCCTGACGGCCGCGGCCACGGCACTGGCGTTCACCGCCGGGTCACCACGCGTGCGTGCCGGGGAACTGCGTGGCCGGGAACTCGCCGAGAACCCCTTCACCCTGGGAGTCGCCTCGGGGGACCCGCTGCCGGACTCGGTGGTGCTGTGGACCCGGCTGGCGCCGCGCCCGCTCGAACCGGACAGCGGCCTGCCCCCGGCCGGCACGGTCCCCGTCACCTGGGAGATCGCGGAGGACGAGGCGTTCTCGCGGGTCACCCGCCGGGGGACGGCGAACGCCGAAGCCGCCGACGGCTACAGCGTCCACGTCGACGCCACCGGCCTGGAGCCCGCCCGGACCTACTGGTACCGGTTCCGCGCGGGCTCCTGGCTGAGCCCCGCCGGCCGGACCCGTACCGCTCCCGCCGCCGACGCCACGCCCAGCCGGCTGCGGCTGGGCGTGGCGTCGTGCCAGCAGTACGACGACGGCTACTACACCGCCCTGGCCCACCTGGCGCGCGAGGACCTCGACGTCGTCTTCTTCCTGGGCGACTACATCTACGAGAACGCCATCGACTCCCGGGGCGGCAGCCGGCAACTCCCCGAGGGCCGCCGGCTCCCGGACGTCTTCCACCACGAGACGGTCACCCTGGCGGACTACCGCCTGCGCTACGCCCTGGAGAAGACCGATCCCGACCTGCAAGCCGCCCACGCCGCTCACCCCTGGTGCGTGACCTGGGACGACCACGAGGTCGCGAACAACTACGCGGGAGGCGTCTCCCAGCACAACGACCCGGTCGACCAGTTCCTGCTGCGCCGCGCCGCGGCTTACCGCGCGTACTGGGAGAACATGCCGCTCCGCCCCGCCCAGCGCCCCACGGGCCCCGGCATGCGGCTCCACCGGCGCTTCCAGCACGGGCGGCTGGCCCAGTTCGACGTCCTCGACACCCGCCAGTACCGCTCGGACCAGGCCTACGGCGACGGCTGGAAACAGCCCGGACCCGAGTCCGAGGACCCGGCCCGCACCCTCCTGGGCCCCGAGCAGGAGGCATGGCTCGCCAGTGGCTTCCGCGCGTCCACGGCGACCTGGAACGTCGTCCCCCAGCAAGTGGCCTTCTGCCGGCGCAGGCTCACCCCCGAGCGTTCCCCGCTGTCGATGGACGCCTGGGACGGCTATCCGGCGGCCCGCAGACGGCTTCTCGACGCGGCCCGCACCGCGGGCGTCACCAACCTCATGGTGCTCTCGGGCGACTCCCACATCCATCTCGCCATGGACATCAAGGACGACTTCGACAACCCGTCCTCGGCCACGCGCGGCGTGGAGGTCCTCGGCACGTCCGTCTCCAGCGGAGCCGACGGGATGGAGAAGCCGGAGGACTGGGAGAGCCTGCTCCGGGCCAATCCGCACATGGCGTACTACGCCAAACGCCGCGGCTACGTGGTGGTCACCCTCACCCCGTCCCAGGCGCAGGCCGACTACCGGATCCTGCCGTACGTCACCCGCCCCGGCGCCCCCGCCTCCACCGCCGTCAGCCTGGTCTGCCCAGCCGGTCGCCCCGGTTTCGTGCGGGCGTGA